agtaccaagggaagtagtatagatggagaaaagaagaggtcccaggacagatccctgaagtacaccaactgacagtgggatagaagtagaggaggatccaccagagtatacgctaaaagtacgctggaagagataagaagaaaaccaggaaagaacagagccctgaaatccaagtgaggacagcatatcaaggagtaggctgtgatcaacagtgtcaaaagcagcagatagatcaagaaggatgaggatagaatagagccctttggatctggccaggaacaggttattggagactttagcaagtgctgttttggttgaatgaagggggcgaaagccagattgaagtggatcaagaatagcttgaggtgaaagaaagtcaaggcaacggcggtgaacagcacgttcaagtatcttggataggaaaggaaggagggagatggggcgatagttggaaggacaggtagggtccaatgaaggttctttaaggagtggtgtgactatggaaATAACCAAATAACTTGGTGTTCTGGCTAGTATTATTTCTGCTATTTGTCTAATATTTATTTCTGTTTCATTTCTACAGGTAAAtatttcagctataatggaaggAACTAACCAGAGCATGCCCATAATATTTTATATGATGGGATTGTCCAGTCACCCAGAACTTCAGCCTTTGTTTTTTGCAATCTTCCTTGTTATCTACATAGCAACTTTGCTGGGCAACAGTGCGATCTCTACTATTATTACTACTGACTCTCGTCTTCATACTCCCATGTACTTCTTTCTCATTAACTTGTCCATCCTAGACATCTGTTGCACAACAGTTGCTATTCCTAAGGTTTTACagatcatccagtcaaagaagaaAATTATGTCCTTCGCTGGTTGCATAGCTCAGTTGTACCTCTTCACCGCAGCCTTGAGTACGGAGCTCATGCTGTTGGTGGTGATGGCATATGATCGTTATGTTGCAATATGCCACCCACTGCATTATAGTACCATTATGAGTAAGAAGACTTGTATTCTTCTGGCTGCTACTGTCTGGCTACTTGGGTTCATGAATTCAATGTTGCACACTGGCTTAATCCTCAGGTTAAAATTCTGCCCACACAACATAATTGACCACTTCTTTTGTGAAATTCCCTCACTGTTAAGTGTGGCCTGCTCGGATACTTATATCAATAATGTGGTAGTTATTATTGCAGATATTGTTACTGGTATGGGTTGTTTCACTTTAACAGTCATATCTTACACATATATCATCTCAGCTATTCTGAAAATCCGTTCTGCAGATAAAAAGAAGAAAGCCTTTTCCACCTGTGCATCACACCTCACCGTTGTCTCATTATTCTATGGAGGTGTCATCTATACCTATGTTAGACCTGTTTTTGCCAATAACCCAGATGCTGACAAAGTAATGTCTGCAGTTTATGCCTTTGTGTCTCCACTTCTGAACCCCATTATTTACAGTTTAAGAAACAAAGAGGTTATCGATGCTCTAAAAAAATTATTGGGAAGAAATGTAATCCCACAAAGATAGTaaccatttaaaatattcaatttAGCTTTTAATTTGATCTGAGATCTCTAGGTGATTTATAATGAAATAGACAAATTACATAGCAGATTACGTAGCAATATCAAGCAGAAAAACTGCACAAGAAGGAAGAGTAAGAAATGCAAGTGCAAGCTGTGGAGGCTGCAACAAAGATGGCTTAGCTCTGAAAACTATAAAAGAATTATAGGAAATTCCAAAAGTTGGCAAAGAATTACTCAACTGGTTGCCACAGTATGAAAACTGCTCCCCTTAAAGGTAGGCTTCCATAGCTTTTACAAGTGTAAATTTACActgtaacccctggattctataaaggtcaaccaaatttgggcaccaaaatttAGTGCAGTTCCCAGATCTGCAGGCATACTAATCAATTAATGAGCTGATAACAATGAATAATTTGTGTTAATTGTGCTCACATAAGCGGAAAGGGCTTATGTGCTACATGCACAGTGCCTGGTCggcgcacgccaactgctgattacgatttagcacaatagagccccatattattcatattcaaattttgTTACATTTAGGTTTACGCTCAGATTTGCCCTGCAGCCAATCTATAAAatgcgtgcctaaattttatagtgcacaactcaaaagggacaTGGCATGAGCGGGTCAGGGGTGCTCCCAGAAATTatgtgtgatgttatagaatagggtcattttcCGCCTTAGTTGCTTaccaggatttgcaccaggtttcaacaggcaTAAATGCCTCACCCAAAGTGAGGTGCAAGATTCATGCTAAACTATTATTCTGTAACATGGATCTTGCAGGCACATAACTCtgggagccatttatagaattacctcctatatAACAAATATGTGTAAATAATGATTTTAGAAAGGTAATGTTTACTATCTtgccaatatttagcactatttaactgacCGGGAATggttcctgtctggttaaataacAATTAACAGAATAATTGCAAATTTTCagcggcagatagctggttatcgccactgaatattcacaattAATGTACAGCGGCTAACCAGCTATCCAcgacataaccggctatccacaaatattcaaataatgccCGGCTAAGATTATTGGCTAAattggaccacctaaatagcagtcctatctttggctgctataaactaaACTGGTCAAATATTAGCttagcttgtaaaaaaaaaattatatattgcctggcattgaatatccaggctcggCACTGATTGTGGGACTTATGTAGGCTGCCTGCGTTCTGAATAACGGCCCTATGTATGTGAACTTGTAGTATGCAGTTTCCATGGAGGTGCGTTGTTGGTTAGAAGAGTATACTTGTATTTCTAATGGTAGTACTGCACACTTTGAAAAATGTTGACATCTGCATTTCCATCTACTTTATATCAGCTAACTGTTCATTTGGTCTTGAGATTGattccag
This genomic interval from Microcaecilia unicolor chromosome 1, aMicUni1.1, whole genome shotgun sequence contains the following:
- the LOC115460542 gene encoding olfactory receptor 13A1-like — encoded protein: MEGTNQSMPIIFYMMGLSSHPELQPLFFAIFLVIYIATLLGNSAISTIITTDSRLHTPMYFFLINLSILDICCTTVAIPKVLQIIQSKKKIMSFAGCIAQLYLFTAALSTELMLLVVMAYDRYVAICHPLHYSTIMSKKTCILLAATVWLLGFMNSMLHTGLILRLKFCPHNIIDHFFCEIPSLLSVACSDTYINNVVVIIADIVTGMGCFTLTVISYTYIISAILKIRSADKKKKAFSTCASHLTVVSLFYGGVIYTYVRPVFANNPDADKVMSAVYAFVSPLLNPIIYSLRNKEVIDALKKLLGRNVIPQR